Below is a window of Sporosarcina ureae DNA.
GATGAAATCAGAACTACAATTTTTCCGACATTCTCTGTTTTAACCGCATCTTTGCTATTAGTGTTGCTAGAACCAGACTTTGGAGCTACTATGATTTTGTTCTTGGTAGCTATATCCGTAATTATGGCAAGTGGCATGAAAGTAAAAAATTACTTGATCATTAGTCGTTTCTTTGCATTATTAGGTGTGTTGATCGGTATTGTGTTGTGGATTAAGTGGGAAACAGTCATGACTGCTTCACGCATGGGGCGTTTTTTAGCCTTTACAGATCCCTTTGAATACATACAAGGTTCAGGCTTACAAATAGTCAATGGATACATTGCAATCGGCGCTGGAGGGCTTAAAGGAGTGGGCTTAGGAAACAGTATTCAGAAACTTGGCTATTTACCTGAGCCACATACTGATGTTATCATGGCAGTAATCTCTGAAGAAACTGGAATACTCGGAACAACACTTGTTCTAGGGGGACTCTTTTTCATTGTGATGAGAGCATTTTCTGTTGCACTGCGTACAAAAGACGCACATGCAAGAATGCTCGCAGCTGGTGTTGGTAGTTTAATTGCTATTCAAACACTAGTGAACTTAGGAGGATTGACAGGATTGATTCCGTTAACAGGTGTTACGTTGCCATTTATTAGTTATGGTGGTACATCGGTTGTATTCTTGTCGATTGCGCTTGGCATACTAATGAACGTTTCGATGTTTGTGAAGTATGAGAGATCAGAATAGAGGGGATGGATTTGTTGGTGGAGAGAAGAGAGATCAAGAAAGTACTAGTCGCGAATCGCGGCGAGATTGCAATTCGTGTATTTCGAGCATGTACAGAACTAGGCATTGCTACAGTAGGTATTTATTCAGCAGAAGACCGTGCATCTCTACATCGTTACAAGTCCGATCAGTCATTTTTAATAGGTGAGGGTAAGAAACCTATCGATGCATACTTGGATATTGAAGGGATTATCGACATCGCCAAGAAAGCAAATGTCGATGCAATTCATCCGGGCTATGGTTTTTTAGCAGAGAATGCCCAGTTCGCTGCACGTCTAGAAGAAGAAGGGATTATCTTTATTGGCCCGACATCAAGACATTTAGAAATGTTTGGCGATAAAGTAAAAGCTAGAGAGCAAGCAATATTAGCTGACATCCCGGTTATCCCAGGTAGTGATGGACCAGTTACCTCAGTTGAAGAGGTTGCTAGTTTTGGTGAGCGGCATGGCTATCCTATTATTATTAAAGCTTCTTTAGGCGGCGGGGGACGCGGTATGCGTATCGTCCAATCACCAGAAGAAGTACAAGAAGCGTTTAATCGCGCGAAATCCGAAGCGAAATCTGCGTTTGGCTCGGATGAGGTGTATGTAGAGAAATATATTACGAAACCTAAACACATAGAAGTGCAAATATTAGGTGATACATATGGGGAAATTGTCCATTTGTACGAACGTGACTGTTCAATTCAGCGCCGCCACCAAAAGGTAGTGGAAATTGCTCCTTCCATTTCACTTACGGAAGAATTACGGCATGCAATTTGTGATGCAGCTGTTAAACTATCAAA
It encodes the following:
- a CDS encoding FtsW/RodA/SpoVE family cell cycle protein — encoded protein: MIYSASIVWAVNIYNYEPSHFFIKQLKNLALAIPAFLMVSIIPYRHYRNKKFLYGTLILMFSLLILVKFIGFGGDTVGAKSWITMPFGLGNLQPTEIAKIAFIVYFSGVFANKYYAGTLDEIRTTIFPTFSVLTASLLLVLLEPDFGATMILFLVAISVIMASGMKVKNYLIISRFFALLGVLIGIVLWIKWETVMTASRMGRFLAFTDPFEYIQGSGLQIVNGYIAIGAGGLKGVGLGNSIQKLGYLPEPHTDVIMAVISEETGILGTTLVLGGLFFIVMRAFSVALRTKDAHARMLAAGVGSLIAIQTLVNLGGLTGLIPLTGVTLPFISYGGTSVVFLSIALGILMNVSMFVKYERSE